A single region of the Candidatus Protochlamydia amoebophila UWE25 genome encodes:
- a CDS encoding FHA domain-containing protein, translating into MIRLTINASSDSEIHLFDQSTILIGADAKQADLVLPGNSIQPIHLKIIDQNGFLILINQAKDPFVSINGHPFGKKLLNSGDVITVHQNQLLFENLAHTSLENSSDTPLFSNHALDQKTSGEDPNQSGKIASSYSLNISLPFENEVEALSDNEWNQTNLDQYLNLSNDSTHSISPISSNNSKNKEPGEKKSQSLKDDYLRDLDDENQTKKDTVFNYTLTESGHLIRAWKWLILFILLILTITGFVGTIIYFRFSDKAEIQETIASQGVADVAMALTYAKLYRLKPHNQNWADLDFLKNNFQAILADTPSYGNQIDAQGQFICCPYTLRIYTNSDLSHFLLIAQPAPSIYYWLIPKSTIVVDSNAMELRTLKDLRTLNRLLANPEPLEGTNGKDISALIKQGTLTRLATLSTDPNQQDFSPPKNLGWIKPGAENFIYNSPRYFRLGHPLIQKAINLATAKGTSQEVSALKQDVENFSKLPHAVLYSEQGKKTALQTKQGIATFAPSNKILLGYLLFNKQGKIQQAHLLKDEEEIKDHIFLKEKEQIALIGSEINEKNIKEENEPLHMDHTTHVDFNHPIYIQLQALTLARENELTPLSTALNHLINRELHHPSGHFQTDFQTLSHSYLMTDAKHRQLLKEAIEMLYQQYEDMPINQFIVFVKQLHLEHLIIQNDKSIGFVDENCIQNLETMLTQIEKAKSLIELDNLIHICNSWLNFDYIKDSEELIKYQNLVRNSVLSQLEKHLLSQTKHVSVKEQDKEILKKILSHKRLIKSEEKDFFLEEFEALLTNKSTFQEENAEASVSTSTEEKIEIQPDRTVSGNIEL; encoded by the coding sequence ATGATTCGGCTTACAATAAACGCCTCATCGGATTCAGAAATACATCTATTTGATCAATCCACAATTCTGATAGGGGCAGATGCGAAACAAGCAGACCTTGTTTTGCCAGGAAATTCCATCCAACCCATTCACCTAAAAATTATTGATCAAAATGGTTTTTTAATTCTGATTAATCAAGCTAAAGACCCTTTTGTTTCTATTAATGGACATCCTTTTGGAAAAAAATTATTAAATTCGGGAGATGTCATTACTGTTCATCAAAATCAACTCTTATTTGAAAATCTCGCTCATACAAGCCTTGAAAACTCGAGTGATACACCTTTATTTTCTAATCATGCTCTTGATCAAAAAACGTCCGGAGAAGACCCGAATCAATCAGGCAAAATTGCATCTTCATACTCACTAAACATATCTCTGCCTTTTGAAAACGAAGTCGAAGCGTTAAGCGATAATGAATGGAATCAAACAAATTTAGATCAATACTTAAACCTCTCCAATGATAGTACACATTCAATTAGTCCAATTTCTTCGAACAATTCTAAAAATAAAGAGCCAGGTGAAAAGAAGAGTCAAAGCCTCAAAGATGATTATCTACGAGATTTAGATGATGAAAATCAAACTAAAAAAGATACCGTATTTAATTACACACTTACTGAATCTGGACATTTGATAAGAGCTTGGAAATGGCTTATTTTGTTCATCTTATTAATTTTGACTATCACTGGATTTGTAGGAACCATTATTTACTTTAGATTCAGCGATAAGGCCGAAATTCAAGAAACAATTGCTTCTCAAGGAGTCGCAGATGTGGCAATGGCATTAACATACGCGAAACTATACAGACTTAAACCCCATAATCAAAATTGGGCAGATCTCGATTTCTTAAAAAACAATTTTCAAGCTATTCTAGCTGATACGCCCTCATATGGCAATCAGATCGATGCTCAAGGTCAGTTTATTTGCTGTCCTTACACATTAAGAATTTATACAAATAGCGATTTATCTCATTTCCTGTTAATTGCTCAGCCTGCACCAAGTATTTATTATTGGTTAATTCCAAAATCAACCATCGTTGTTGATTCCAATGCAATGGAATTGCGCACATTAAAAGACCTACGCACTTTAAATCGACTGCTCGCTAATCCAGAACCTTTAGAAGGGACCAATGGTAAAGATATTTCCGCTTTGATTAAACAAGGAACTCTCACTCGACTAGCTACTCTTTCAACCGATCCTAATCAACAAGATTTTTCTCCACCAAAAAATTTAGGATGGATCAAACCTGGAGCAGAAAATTTTATCTATAATTCCCCCCGGTATTTTCGTTTAGGCCATCCTTTAATACAAAAAGCAATCAATCTTGCAACCGCAAAAGGAACTAGCCAAGAAGTTTCTGCATTAAAACAAGATGTGGAAAATTTTTCTAAACTTCCTCATGCAGTGCTTTACTCAGAGCAAGGAAAAAAAACAGCTTTACAAACAAAACAAGGAATTGCCACCTTCGCTCCATCCAATAAAATTCTTTTGGGATATCTTTTATTTAATAAACAGGGAAAAATTCAACAAGCTCATTTACTTAAAGATGAAGAAGAGATCAAAGATCATATTTTTTTGAAAGAAAAAGAACAGATTGCATTGATTGGATCAGAAATAAATGAGAAAAATATTAAAGAAGAAAACGAACCACTTCATATGGACCATACCACCCACGTCGATTTTAACCATCCTATCTATATCCAACTACAAGCTTTAACGCTGGCGAGAGAAAATGAACTTACTCCTCTTTCTACCGCTTTAAACCATTTAATCAATCGAGAATTACACCATCCTAGTGGACATTTTCAAACCGATTTTCAAACCCTTTCTCACTCTTATTTGATGACTGACGCCAAGCATCGACAATTACTTAAAGAAGCAATTGAAATGCTTTATCAGCAATATGAAGATATGCCGATTAATCAATTTATTGTTTTTGTTAAACAGCTTCATTTAGAGCATTTAATTATACAAAATGATAAATCCATCGGCTTTGTTGATGAAAATTGTATTCAAAATTTAGAAACAATGTTAACGCAAATAGAAAAAGCTAAATCATTAATAGAATTGGATAATCTAATTCATATTTGCAATTCATGGTTAAATTTTGATTACATCAAAGATTCTGAAGAATTGATCAAATATCAAAACCTGGTCAGAAATAGCGTGTTAAGTCAATTAGAGAAACATCTTTTATCTCAAACAAAACATGTTAGTGTTAAAGAGCAAGATAAAGAAATTTTAAAAAAGATTTTAAGTCACAAGCGTCTGATTAAATCAGAAGAAAAAGACTTTTTTTTAGAAGAATTTGAAGCATTGTTAACAAATAAATCTACTTTTCAAGAAGAAAATGCGGAGGCTTCAGTTTCTACTTCTACAGAAGAAAAAATAGAAATACAGCCAGACCGAACTGTTTCTGGCAATATCGAACTTTAA
- the pgtP gene encoding MFS transporter, with the protein MNKLLNLLQPAPHIPELKDQELVKDQYKYWRIRILYSMFIGYAFYYFTRKSFTFAMPGLIQDLGFDKSQLGILGSILSITYGVSKFASGIIGDRTNSRYMMAIGLMLTGICNICFGLSSSIFFFALFWGLNGWFQGFGWPPCARFLTQWYSHSERGSWWSTWNVSHNVGGFLIPWIAGITLQYFGWRYAMYIPGILCILISFFLINRLRDTPQSLGLPPIEKYRNDYVDKAEADKEAEQLTTKQLLVNFVLKNSYIWILALAYFFVYAVRTGINDWTALFLVESKGYSSIGANGCVSLFEVGGFFGSLAAGWSSDKLFGAKRGPINVLFTLGMFAFIAIFWMIPSGYLLFDSVLMFCIGFSIFGPQMMIGLAAAELSHKKAVATSTGFVGFFAYIGAAFAGYPLGYITQQWGWQGFYWALMGCCIIALFLLIPLWSVSATTLKPKNKSSSPVSSPALASK; encoded by the coding sequence GTGAATAAATTGCTCAATTTGCTGCAACCAGCTCCCCATATTCCTGAATTAAAAGACCAAGAGCTTGTCAAAGATCAATATAAATATTGGCGTATTCGCATTCTTTATTCGATGTTCATAGGATATGCTTTCTATTATTTTACTCGAAAAAGTTTTACTTTTGCGATGCCTGGTCTTATTCAAGATTTGGGCTTTGATAAAAGCCAGTTAGGAATTTTAGGAAGTATTCTTTCAATTACGTATGGAGTGAGTAAATTTGCAAGTGGGATCATTGGAGATCGTACTAACTCTCGTTATATGATGGCCATTGGGTTAATGTTAACGGGCATTTGTAATATTTGTTTTGGGCTTTCTTCTTCTATTTTCTTTTTTGCCCTATTTTGGGGTCTTAATGGATGGTTTCAGGGATTTGGTTGGCCTCCTTGTGCGCGCTTTTTAACTCAATGGTATTCACATTCAGAGAGAGGTTCGTGGTGGTCCACATGGAATGTTTCACATAATGTAGGCGGTTTTTTAATCCCCTGGATAGCAGGAATTACTCTTCAATATTTTGGCTGGCGTTATGCCATGTATATTCCTGGAATTTTATGCATCCTCATCAGTTTTTTCTTAATCAATCGTTTAAGAGATACTCCGCAGTCTCTTGGATTACCTCCTATTGAAAAATACCGTAATGATTATGTGGATAAAGCTGAGGCAGACAAAGAGGCTGAACAATTAACAACAAAACAACTATTAGTCAATTTTGTTCTTAAAAATTCCTATATTTGGATATTAGCGCTCGCCTATTTTTTTGTTTATGCCGTGCGAACAGGAATCAATGATTGGACAGCTTTATTTTTAGTTGAATCCAAAGGATATAGTAGCATTGGAGCAAATGGATGTGTTTCTTTATTTGAAGTTGGCGGATTTTTTGGAAGTCTAGCTGCTGGTTGGTCATCAGATAAACTTTTCGGCGCAAAAAGAGGACCTATTAATGTTCTATTTACACTAGGAATGTTTGCTTTTATTGCCATTTTTTGGATGATACCCTCTGGCTATTTGTTATTTGATTCTGTCCTCATGTTTTGTATAGGTTTTTCTATTTTTGGCCCACAAATGATGATTGGTTTAGCGGCTGCAGAACTGTCTCATAAAAAAGCGGTGGCAACTTCAACTGGATTTGTTGGTTTTTTTGCTTATATCGGAGCTGCTTTTGCAGGCTATCCCTTGGGATATATCACTCAGCAATGGGGATGGCAAGGTTTTTATTGGGCTTTAATGGGATGTTGTATTATTGCACTATTTCTACTTATTCCACTTTGGTCAGTTTCTGCCACCACTTTAAAGCCTAAAAATAAATCGAGTTCTCCTGTTAGTTCGCCTGCGTTAGCTTCTAAATAA
- the hisS gene encoding histidine--tRNA ligase: MKFSIPPGVFDIIPTNTQEIWKSSYLWDFVERTIRKTVRDYGYQEIRTPLFERTELFQRSVGETSDIISKEMYTFEDKGGRSMSLRPEGTAPVMRSFIENQLHTIAPLQKLFYIAPMFRYERAQAGRYRQHHQFGAEAIGNSSPEQDAELIDLLYTLYKRLGLQNLSLNINSIGTISCRHTFRQALKDYLKPHLNNLSSDSQNRFETNPLRILDSKNAQDKQIVADAPSILDFLDEDSQIHFEQLKKLLKQLKIPYQVNPLLVRGLDYYNKTVFEVVVGELGAQNSIGGGGRYDGLLRELGGPDLPSIGFGTGIERIIQTMINQGIPLPSPCHPSLFLIPMGDEAKQLCFTLTHELRQQGIPTQMDFSGKKLGKVLQYADQIESTYVVVIGENELQTQEIELKELASGKKYKLTIDELAPTLKN; encoded by the coding sequence ATGAAATTTTCAATTCCCCCAGGAGTTTTTGATATCATTCCAACAAATACCCAAGAAATTTGGAAGAGTTCTTATTTATGGGATTTTGTTGAACGAACCATTAGAAAAACAGTACGAGATTATGGTTATCAAGAAATTCGAACTCCTTTATTTGAACGAACAGAGCTTTTTCAAAGAAGTGTGGGAGAAACATCTGATATTATTTCTAAAGAAATGTATACGTTTGAAGATAAAGGTGGGCGTTCTATGTCGCTTCGCCCAGAAGGAACAGCGCCTGTCATGCGTTCTTTCATTGAAAATCAATTGCATACAATCGCTCCGTTACAAAAACTTTTTTATATTGCTCCTATGTTTCGCTACGAAAGAGCTCAAGCCGGACGATATCGACAACATCATCAATTTGGAGCCGAGGCTATTGGTAATAGTTCGCCCGAACAAGATGCTGAATTGATTGATTTACTTTATACGCTTTATAAACGCCTAGGACTTCAAAACTTGAGTTTGAATATTAACTCTATTGGAACTATTTCTTGCAGACATACATTTAGACAAGCTTTAAAAGATTATTTAAAGCCTCATTTAAATAATCTTTCCTCTGATAGTCAAAATCGCTTTGAAACTAATCCCTTGAGAATTTTAGATTCAAAAAATGCTCAAGACAAACAAATTGTTGCTGACGCTCCCTCAATTCTAGATTTTCTCGACGAAGATTCTCAAATTCATTTCGAACAGCTTAAAAAACTTCTTAAACAATTAAAAATTCCTTATCAAGTTAATCCCCTTCTCGTCCGAGGATTAGATTACTATAATAAAACTGTTTTTGAAGTAGTTGTGGGGGAACTGGGAGCTCAAAATAGTATTGGTGGAGGTGGAAGATATGATGGTCTTCTTCGAGAATTAGGTGGTCCTGACCTTCCGTCCATTGGCTTTGGAACCGGGATTGAACGTATCATTCAAACGATGATTAATCAAGGCATTCCCCTCCCTTCTCCTTGTCACCCCAGTTTATTTTTAATTCCAATGGGTGATGAAGCTAAACAACTTTGCTTTACTCTAACACATGAACTTAGACAACAAGGTATCCCGACTCAAATGGATTTCAGCGGAAAAAAGTTAGGAAAAGTTCTACAATATGCTGATCAAATTGAATCTACCTATGTCGTTGTGATTGGAGAAAATGAACTCCAAACCCAAGAGATTGAACTTAAAGAATTGGCAAGTGGAAAAAAATACAAATTAACCATTGATGAATTAGCTCCTACATTAAAAAATTGA